In a genomic window of Thalassophryne amazonica chromosome 12, fThaAma1.1, whole genome shotgun sequence:
- the xirp1 gene encoding LOW QUALITY PROTEIN: xin actin-binding repeat-containing protein 1 (The sequence of the model RefSeq protein was modified relative to this genomic sequence to represent the inferred CDS: inserted 1 base in 1 codon), whose protein sequence is MDYLPQREVSGTKVLCALFESKANQQYGISSSPQLAATGSKNREDCSLQDWRCNKTPLKDAVIQARAVEERKAVNGLLEGYDRASRHSHENKNRASVIERGTTVKQGRDRISTSSSVRDKSVVYLSRAAATNPTGGSTPAEFTGKKGATAKLSKMADKPRQVTVSQSAQDDDDLPLPPPPPIPPRPLDYEGPSAISSLPVPPPKETFSTFYQQRQKSELKRLFKHIHPELRASLDDVADDEITKAVQSEDSQSADASYQGEVQSMRWIFENWALDNIGDPHATKKLLDEEDLKGGDVRGTSSMFEQTDSMQQVSGAFVQRQTSVKGDVRTSRWLFETQPLDSLNKAITEEGELVEAVLKEPIQPGDVRGTRLLFESKSLSDLGRCNSIEDQNFLTLKSEVHEQKGDVQRTVRVFQAEPCCAIRDNSGIIHEVKSICREEIKSNHTRSARWLFETQPLDMINKGMAGVKIIRGISLEEGQKGGVDRKRWMFETQSFDTIQELVGVDRFEGVASECTREGDVMNKQKLFETQPLATLKGDKAEPSLEKEEVIGGDVKTSLWLFETQQMDALNDSCQVGHLAKITLSNDEHGAVKDKKQVYESSTIQNNISIQEQQIEKGDVKRFKHLFETIPLSKITQSDETYITNEKKQEIAVGNVKGNTALFEMTPLYALKDCSGNLHKVTTVSREESIKGKVQNYKWMFETKPLDNIGQEVRNVEVIKGITREEDTMGDVKMAKWLFETQTIDGIHAKFNPSEQDTSVNKETCRGNVKTCKWLFETHPMDILYDKSENKHDKENINSTTSVKSITWLFESQPLDSMTDKHEYNLKLCTTIQDSAKSEIGVQTAKHLFETETLDRISKVANSDKYVRCVSEVDIQSGDVSRVKELFESQSLDEIGSEMMTASDEQNQDEHIEKGSVHKVTWLFENCPMNLINNDNDDANTQRSSEAEGGDVINKKFIFETCSLDKIQDQNFEEKSACAENPVTNVDVKSSTMMXESLPLYAIRDKEGEFHEVTTVKKEEILSGDVRGARWMFETKPLDAIKAENEVYLIRAVTQEDAKKGDVKSARWKFETQPLDSFTDKEEPSVKVTEDSGSCNVQVNKQTFESNQSSRRFVRTVSVTDVQRGDVRTSTWLFENQTIDSLKGEPQEQNVVNTVHREDTCKGDVKRCTWLFESQPLDKIKEPDDNSVQGVEEAIPKADVKCTTWLFETTPLDKITANSASDTLSYLDQMNFLHSSGIIIEAFESRNVNMAKYLFRNNEGIETQKEEAVEGNIRNIILQLLFKPNLKPQVTLLKEVEKGEINTSVVELLDYESASTVSFNRDQRIQSIVQVIDDLLVYDKNSKKGIIMQETAEGHAEMSVYSLIKAESHAIERGDVKSTIGNLLATASHKTATTYRVDENEKGNVNLFKSCIEKGDLQYLKSLHTELSADEGDSLLTPIEIVQGDVKEAKRSLYQQKEDVQRTISDVLPGDVRNTKKVFSSECSFSVEKCIPKDEIIPGDVLTVKQQLATKQPVMMEKEEVVAGDIKATMESLERAKQQSMSMEREIIVPGTIYDMDLSAQGPETEGSQAQKEVIISGDVKAAKKSLEMAKKQSVHVDREAIVPGKIYNLNISGQEESPSPVAQSVSFSSPKGQHNPKVSAADQRSSVSFTACHQREIAQSAAIGSSCAAESLPSFASYECNGDIVQDEAVDIYRGDVKAAIRSLQSAATEQKLLDKEDIVRGNVQLALQSLGKYSINVTKGDFNAAMIYRNSGKACSGRTKTVQKQCTEVCMPPSHTKLSPSISVTPEEPPAITRQNSRPKPLLKENADPSSSEGVSSPPGPQKTNSNKPQEQKPALPPKPQWTKLVKILQTSAPETHFIIKDNTKSEVTSPTCDTEKIHDHITQNQLSSKNIHETSHAAEESNQTNECLPADSQSKLHTGNPPSSEHHMDMKITLNSTKEEVDRNLVRKINAATEIQICSKNIPEAGAEEMSMNLLTTEQNPERRDLNSSNKTATQQQSDCQPPNISAHRTQQNDLIEKQNKSDGVVLREKKVKESETERLHRLSVHKEEIMKGNVKAAMEIFDNLRKREELKEVLSQVREIEGDTSKVDVSSLKTLYENVPAWIPARNAKHRKAEEKRIEVETKDEDLESISSVDTAFEDLEKASKEIMNLKEETLAKLADIEEAIKKALYSVSSLKSEADIVGLSGLFHESLKSEQPANNIRKISIVSSKTKSGQINETADAKAVSNTTSPEQGTQRNAHIKPLVRQSSSQSSPSFISIHSAARKPAEQLKTSSTVQSKTESNPQSSCGTNQGQESAAQRQVSILQVKTAPDPPAGVIGTKTVSEMYEETDCFGNVFVSSVTSTFVTKQAEAKTPGLFEAERSPARYEGMTSNFQQRSPHPFEDHVLHNEKGTVFVTFSPSVEKH, encoded by the exons ATGGCTGACAAACCCAGACAGGTAACAGTTTCACAATCTGCCCAAGATGATGACGACCTACCTCTTCCTCCACCACCTCCTATCCCACCTAGACCTCTTGATTACGAAGGTCCTTCAGCGATAAGCAGCCTCCCTGTGCCTCCACCAAAAGAAACATTCTCGACCTTCTACCAACAGCGGCAAAAGAGTGAGCTAAAGAGGCTCTTTAAACACATCCACCCGGAGCTGCGAGCAAGTCTCGATGATGTTGCAGATGATGAGATAACGAAGGCAGTGCAGTCAGAAGACAGTCAGTCAGCAGATGCTTCCTATCAAGGAGAGGTTCAGTCCATGAGGTGGATCTTTGAGAACTGGGCTCTTGATAATATCGGAGATCCCCATGCAACCAAGAAGTTGCTCGATGAGGAGGACTTAAAAGGTGGAGATGTAAGAGGCACCTCGTCCATGTTTGAGCAAACTGACAGCATGCAGCAAGTTTCAGGGGCATTTGTTCAAAGACAAACCTCTGTCAAAGGAGATGTGAGAACATCGAGGTGGTTATTTGAGACCCAGCCCTTAGATTCCCTCAACAAAGCAATAACAGAAGAAGGTGAGCTGGTGGAAGCTGTGCTGAAAGAACCCATCCAACCAGGAGATGTAAGAGGAACTCGTCTGCTTTTTGAATCGAAATCACTCAGTGACTTGGGCCGCTGCAACTCAATAGAAGACCAAAACTTTCTGACACTGAAGTCTGAGGTCCACGAGCAGAAGGGAGATGTCCAAAGAACTGTCAGAGTCTTTCAGGCAGAGCCTTGCTGTGCTATCAGAGACAACAGTGGCATTATTCATGAAGTCAAATCCATCTGCAGAGAGGAGATCAAAAGCAACCATACCCGCAGTGCACGCTGGCTTTTTGAAACACAGCCTTTGGACATGATAAATAAGGGGATGGCTGGAGTAAAAATTATACGGGGTATATCTTTGGAAGAGGGGCAGAAAGGCGGAGTTGACAGAAAAAGGTGGATGTTTGAGACACAGTCGTTTGACACAATCCAAGAACTCGTCGGAGTGGACAGGTTTGAAGGAGTAGCATCTGAATGCACAAGAGAGGGTGATGTCATGAATAAACAAAAGCTCTTTGAGACACAACCTTTGGCAACACTTAAAGGAGATAAAGCAGAACCATCTTTGGAAAAGGAAGAAGTAATCGGAGGAGATGTGAAGACATCTCTGTGGTTGTTTGAAACGCAACAAATGGATGCCCTAAATGACAGCTGTCAAGTCGGGCACCTGGCAAAAATTACTCTTTCAAATGATGAACACGGAGCAGTAAAGGACAAAAAGCAAGTTTATGAAAGCAGCACCATCCAAAACAATATCTCCATCCAAGAACAACAGATTGAAAAGGGTGATGTTAAGAGATTCAAACATCTTTTTGAAACTATTCCTCTGAGCAAAATCACTCAATCTGATGAGACATATATCACTAATGAGAAGAAACAAGAAATAGCAGTAGGAAATGTGAAAGGCAACACAGCTTTGTTTGAAATGACTCCTTTATATGCATTAAAGGACTGCTCAGGTAATCTCCACAAGGTCACAACAGTCAGCCGAGAGGAATCAATCAAAGGGAAAGTCCAAAACTATAAATGGATGTTTGAAACCAAACCTTTGGACAACATTGGACAGGAAGTGAGAAATGTAGAGGTAATCAAAGGCATTACCCGAGAGGAGGATACAATGGGAGATGTCAAAATGGCAAAGTGGCTTTTTGAGACCCAGACTATAGATGGAATCCATGCCAAGTTCAACCCATCAGAGCAAGACACATCTGTCAATAAGGAGACTTGCAGAGGCAATGTCAAGACTTGTAAATGGTTATTTGAGACACACCCAATGGACATTTTGTATGATAAATCGGAAAACAAACATGAtaaagaaaatatcaacagcaccaCCAGTGTCAAATCCATTACCTGGCTTTTTGAATCACAGCCTCTCGACAGCATGACAGACAAACATGAGTACAACTTGAAGCTTTGCACCACCATACAGGATTCTGCTAAATCAGAAATTGGTGTTCAAACTGCCAAACATCTTTTTGAAACAGAAACTTTAGACAGAATAAGCAAAGTTGCAAATTCAGACAAATACGTGAGATGCGTCAGCGAAGTCGACATTCAATCAGGAGATGTATCACGGGTCAAAGAACTTTTTGAATCACAGTCCCTTGATGAAATAGGATCAGAAATGATGACAGCGTCTGATGAACAGAACCAAGATGAACACATTGAAAAGGGCTCAGTTCATAAAGTTACGTGGTTGTTTGAGAACTGTCCAATGAATCTGATCAATAACGACAATGATGATGCAAACACACAAAGAAGCAGTGAAGCTGAGGGCGGTGATGTAATCAACAAGAAGTTTATATTTGAAACCTGCTCACTGGACAAAATCCAGGACCAAAACTTTGAAGAGAAGTCAGCATGTGCCGAAAACCCTGTGACCAACGTTGATGTGAAATCAAGTACCATGA TTGAGTCTCTGCCACTGTATGCTATCAGAGACAAGGAAGGGGAGTTTCATGAGGTAACAACTGTGAAAAAAGAGGAGATACTGAGTGGTGATGTAAGGGGAGCAAGATGGATGTTTGAGACAAAACCCCTTGATGCCATCAAAGCAGAGAATGAGGTTTACTTGATCCGAGCTGTTACCCAAGAAGATGCCAAGAAAGGAGATGTTAAATCAGCTCGATGGAAGTTTGAGACACAACCTTTGGACTCATTTACTGATAAAGAGGAGCCCTCTGTCAAGGTTACAGAAGACTCTGGAAGTTGTAACGTACAGGTCAATAAACAGACATTTGAATCGAACCAATCATCCAGGAGGTTTGTGAGAACTGTCAGTGTCACTGATGTCCAGCGTGGTGATGTCAGGACCTCTACATGGCTCTTTGAGAATCAAACCATTGACAGTCTGAAAGGAGAGCCCCAGGAACAGAATGTGGTAAACACAGTCCATAGAGAAGACACCTGTAAGGGAGATGTGAAACGCTGCACGTGGCTATTTGAATCACAACCACTGGACAAGATCAAGGAGCCTGATGACAACTCAGTACAAGGTGTTGAGGAAGCAATTCCAAAAGCTGATGTGAAGTGCACTACCTGGTTATTTGAAACAACCCCACTAGACAAAATCACTGCAAACTCTGCTTCTGATACTCTGTCATACTTGGATCAGATGAATTTTCTCCATTCAAGTGGTATCATAATAGAAGCATTTGAGAGCAGGAATGTTAACATGGCAAAATATCTGTTTAGAAACAATGAAGGCATAGAAACCCAGAAAGAAGAGGCTGTTGAGGGAAACATCAGGAACATCATCTTACAGTTGTTGTTCAAACCAAACCTAAAGCCCCAAGTTACTCTTCTTAAAGAAGTGGAAAAAGGTGAAATAAACACCTCAGTAGTGGAACTTCTGGATTATGAGTCAGCATCTACAGTCAGCTTCAACAGGGATCAAAGAATACAAAGCATTGTCCAAGTGATTGATGACCTCCTTGTTTATGACAAGAACTCAAAAAAAGGAATCATAATGCAAGAGACTGCAGAAGGACATGCGGAAATGTCAGTTTATTCCCTCATTAAAGCTGAGAGTCATGCCATAGAAAGGGGAGATGTCAAGTCTACAATTGGAAATCTGTTAGCTACCGCCAGTCACAAGACTGCAACCACATATAGAGTAGATGAAAATGAAAAGGGAAATGTCAACTTGTTCAAAAGTTGTATTGAGAAAGGGGATTTGCAATACCTTAAGAGTCTTCATACTGAGCTATCCGCAGATGAAGGAGACAGCCTTCTGACCCCCATCGAAATAGTACAGGGAGATGTGAAAGAAGCAAAAAGAAGTCTCTACCAACAAAAAGAGGATGTACAACGAACCATTTCCGATGTATTGCCAGGAGACGTAAGAAACACCAAAAAAGTTTTTTCCTCTGAATGCTCTTTCAGTGTTGAAAAGTGTATCCCAAAGGATGAAATCATCCCTGGTGATGTCTTGACAGTGAAGCAACAGCTTGCAACAAAACAACCCGTGATGATGGAAAAAGAAGAAGTTGTAGCTGGTGACATCAAAGCAACAATGGAGTCATTGGaacgtgcaaagcaacagagcatgtctatggagcgtgagatcattgTACCTGGAACTATCTATGATATGGACTTGTCAGCGCAAGGTCCAGAAACAGAAGGGAGTCAAGCACAAAAAGAGGTTATTATATCTGGAGATGTGAAAGCAGCGAAGAAGTCCCTTGAAATGGCTAAGAAGCAAAGCGTGCATGTGGACCGTGAAGCCATTGTTCCTGGAAAAATATACAACTTGAATATCTCAGGACAAGAGGAAAGCCCTTCTCCAGTGGCACAGTCTGTGTCCTTCTCTTCCCCTAAAGGGCAACACAATCCAAAGGTCAGTGCTGCAGACCAGAGAAGCAGTGTTTCCTTTACGGCTTGTCACCAGAGGGAAATAGCCCAAAGTGCAGCAATAGGTAGTAGTTGTGCAGCAGAATCACTGCCATCTTTTGCAAGTTATGAGTGTAATGGTGACATTGTACAAGATGAGGCAGTAGATATTTACAGAGGAGATGTGAAGGCAGCAATTAGGTCTCTACAGAGTGCAGCAACAGAGCAGAAACTACTAGATAAAGAAGATATTGTAAGAGGCAATGTACAGTTGGCCCTGCAGTCTCTTGGAAAGTATAGCATAAATGTAACCAAAGGAGACTTTAATGCAGCAATGATATACAGGAATTCAGGGAAAGCTTGTTCAGGACGGACAAAGACAGTTCAAAAGCAGTGTACTGAGGTCTGTATGCCCCCATCTCATACCAAATTGTCTCCTTCAATTTCAGTAACCCCAGAAGAACCTCCAGCCATTACAAGACAGAATTCAAGACCCAAACCTCTGCTAAAGGAAAACGCTGATCCATCCAGTTCTGAAGGTGTATCTTCACCTCCAGGTcctcaaaaaacaaacagcaacaaaccACAGGAGCAGAAGCCTGCTTTACCACCAAAGCCACAATGGACAAAATTAGTGAAAATTCTGCAAACATCTGCTCCAGAGACCCATTTCATCATCAAAGACAACACAAAAAGTGAAGTGACATCTCCTACATGTGATACAGAGAAGATACATGACCACATAACGCAAAACCAACTAAGTAGTAAAAACATCCATGAAACAAGTCATGCAGCTGAAGAATCAAATCAAACCAATGAATGTCTGCCTGCTGACTCACAATCCAAACTGCATACTGGAAATCCACCATCATCAGAACACCACATGGACATGAAAATAACTTTAAACAGCACTAAGGAGGAAGTGGATAGAAACTTGGTTCGGAAAATCAATGCGGCTACAGAGATACAAATATGTTCCAAGAATATTCCAGAAGCTGGGGCAGAAGAAATGAGCATGAACCTTCTGACTACTGAGCAGAACCCTGAAAGAAGGGATTTGAACAGCAGCAACAAGACTGCTACCCAACAACAATCAGACTGTCAGCCTCCCAACATTTCAGCACACCGTACACAGCAAAACGACCTGATTGAAAAGCAAAACAAGTCTGATGGAGTTGTTTTAAGAGAGAAGAAAGTAAAGGAGTCAGAGACTGAGCGTCTACACAGGCTCTCTGTCCAcaaggaagaaatcatgaaagGAAACGTGAAGGCAGCAATGGAGATCTTTGACAATTTAAGGAAACGAGAAGAGCTCAAGGAAGTCCTGAGTCAGGTGCGAGAGATAGAAGGAGATACCAGTAAAGTAGACGTTAGCTCCTTGAAGACATTATACGAGAATGTACCTGCATGGATACCTGCAAGAAATGCTAAACACCGAAAAGCAGAAGAGAAGAGAATTGAAGTGGAAACAAAAGATGAAGATCTAGAGAGTATTTCCTCAGTTGATACTGCATTTGAAGACCTGGAAAAGGCAAGCAAGGAAATAATGAATCTAAAAGAGGAGACATTAGCAAAACTCGCTGACATTGAAGAGGCAATAAAAAAGGCTTTGTACTCTGTTTCTAGTCTGAAATCTGAGGCTGACATTGTGGGCTTGTCAGGACTTTTTCATGAATCTTTAAAATCTGAGCAACCTGCAAACAACATAAGAAAAATAAGTATTGTGTCGAGCAAGACCAAATCGGGTCAAATCAATGAAACAGCTGATGCCAAAGCTGTTTCAAACACAACTTCTCCCGAACAAGGAACACAAAGAAATGCTCACATTAAGCCACTTGTTAGACAGTCCAGTTCCCAATCATCTCCGTCATTCATCTCCATTCACTCGGCTGCTAGAAAGCCTGCTGAGCAACTGAAGACAAGTTCAACAGTTCAATCAAAAACAGAGAGCAATCCTCAAAGCAGCTGTGGTACCAATCAGGGTCAAGAGTCTGCTGCACAACGGCAGGTCAGCATTCTTCAGGTGAAAACGGCTCCAGACCCACCAGCAGGAGTCATTGGTACAAAAACTGTCAGTGAAATGTACGAAGAGACCGACTGTTTTGGAAATGTATTTGTTTCATCTGTGACTTCAACCTTTGTCACCAAGCAAGCTGAAGCAAAAACACCTGGACTATTTGAAGCGGAGCGGAGTCCAGCCAGATATGAAGGAATGACATCCAACTTCCAACAAAGATCTCCTCACCCGTTTGAAGACCATGTGTTGCACAATGAGAAAGGGACAGTGTTTGTAACATTTAGCCCATCAGTCGAAAAGCATTAA